In Gemmatimonadetes bacterium T265, one DNA window encodes the following:
- a CDS encoding acyl-CoA dehydrogenase, with protein MPTYKAPLDDVRFLLNDVLAVDELSQLPGYEEATPDLLLAVLEEGGKLCEEVLQPINQTGDAEGCRIEDGQVRTPRGFKEAYDEFVQGGWPAMTGDPAYGGQGLPHLARFIFDEFLCSANLSFSMYPELGHGAAMTLEKWGDDELKGRFLAKITDGTWGGTMCLTEAHAGTDLGMIRTKAVPAGDGAYQITGQKIFISAGDHDLTENVCHLVLAKLPDAPAGTRGISMFLVPKYLPTDEGAVGTYNSVSCSSIEHKMGIKANATCVINFDGAKGWLVGEANKGMRAMFTMMNGARLGVGMQGLGLAEVSYQNALAYAKDRLQGRALAGPKNPAGEADPIVVHPDVRRMLLTMKAYVEGERALAYWVGKLIDVEEKHPDPEKKQEAGDLVALMTPVIKAYLTDTGFEVTNLGLQCYGGHGYVREWGMEQFVRDARIAQIYEGTNGVQAMDLIGRKVPEGNGRMMRRFLKLVQDDVRAGAADARVADLAKPLGEAVRTLQESVMHVMQAAMKDPDEAGAAAADFLRLLGTVATGWMWLRMARVALDKMPAANGDAGFYDAKVKTARFFMTKLLPQVQSLAATIRAGAAPVMEPVLDFEGALAGV; from the coding sequence ATGCCGACCTACAAGGCCCCGCTCGACGACGTCCGCTTCCTGCTCAATGACGTGCTCGCGGTCGACGAGCTCAGCCAGCTGCCCGGGTACGAGGAGGCGACGCCGGACCTCCTGCTCGCGGTGCTCGAGGAGGGCGGGAAGCTGTGCGAGGAGGTTCTCCAGCCCATCAACCAGACGGGCGACGCCGAGGGGTGCCGGATCGAGGACGGACAGGTACGCACGCCGAGGGGGTTCAAGGAGGCGTACGACGAATTCGTCCAGGGCGGCTGGCCGGCGATGACCGGCGACCCGGCCTACGGCGGCCAGGGCCTGCCACACCTCGCGCGCTTCATCTTCGACGAGTTCCTCTGCTCGGCCAACCTCTCGTTCTCGATGTACCCGGAGCTCGGCCACGGCGCGGCGATGACGCTTGAGAAGTGGGGCGACGACGAGCTGAAGGGGCGCTTCCTCGCGAAGATTACGGACGGGACGTGGGGCGGGACGATGTGCCTCACCGAGGCGCACGCGGGCACCGACCTCGGGATGATCCGCACGAAGGCCGTCCCCGCCGGCGACGGGGCGTACCAGATCACCGGGCAGAAGATCTTCATCTCGGCGGGCGACCACGACCTCACCGAGAACGTCTGCCACCTCGTGCTCGCCAAGCTGCCCGACGCGCCGGCCGGCACGCGCGGCATCTCGATGTTCCTCGTCCCGAAGTACCTGCCGACGGACGAGGGCGCGGTCGGCACGTACAACAGCGTCTCGTGCAGCTCCATCGAGCACAAGATGGGGATCAAGGCCAACGCGACGTGCGTGATCAACTTCGACGGCGCGAAGGGCTGGCTCGTCGGCGAGGCGAACAAGGGCATGCGCGCGATGTTCACGATGATGAACGGCGCGCGGTTAGGCGTCGGCATGCAGGGCCTCGGGCTCGCCGAGGTGAGCTACCAGAACGCCCTCGCCTACGCGAAGGACCGCCTGCAGGGACGCGCGCTCGCCGGGCCGAAGAACCCCGCCGGTGAGGCCGACCCGATCGTCGTCCACCCCGACGTGCGGCGCATGCTGCTGACGATGAAGGCGTACGTCGAGGGCGAGCGCGCGCTCGCCTACTGGGTCGGCAAGCTGATCGACGTCGAGGAAAAGCACCCCGACCCCGAGAAGAAGCAGGAAGCCGGCGACCTCGTCGCGCTCATGACGCCGGTGATCAAGGCGTATCTCACCGACACCGGGTTCGAGGTGACCAACCTCGGCCTGCAGTGCTACGGCGGCCACGGCTACGTGCGCGAGTGGGGGATGGAGCAGTTCGTCCGCGACGCGCGCATCGCGCAGATCTACGAGGGGACGAACGGGGTGCAGGCGATGGACCTCATCGGCCGCAAGGTGCCGGAGGGGAACGGCCGCATGATGCGCCGCTTCCTGAAGCTGGTGCAGGACGACGTGAGGGCGGGCGCCGCGGACGCCCGCGTCGCCGACCTCGCCAAACCGTTAGGCGAGGCGGTCCGCACGCTGCAGGAGTCGGTGATGCACGTGATGCAGGCGGCGATGAAGGATCCCGACGAGGCCGGCGCGGCCGCGGCCGACTTCCTGCGCCTGCTCGGCACGGTGGCGACCGGGTGGATGTGGCTCCGCATGGCGCGCGTCGCGCTCGACAAGATGCCGGCCGCGAACGGCGACGCCGGGTTCTACGACGCGAAGGTCAAGACCGCGCGCTTCTTCATGACCAAGCTGCTGCCGCAGGTCCAGTCGCTCGCCGCGACGATCCGCGCGGGCGCGGCGCCGGTGATGGAGCCGGTGCTCGACTTCGAGGGCGCGCTCGCCGGCGTGTGA
- a CDS encoding MFS transporter: protein MSGPDAQDGPRRPPVLLLAVAAGVVVANLYYNQPLLARMARDFGVPVRAIAPVATLTQVGYALGLFAVVPLADVAERRRLLVLLIVGAAAALAAAAVAPTAGALAAASLAVGVLSVAPQVIVPIAADLAPAAERGRAVGTVMSGLLVGILMARVASGALGARLGWRAVFWTAAAGMVVLAGVLRVRLPASRTREALSYRALLASLPAVARRYPALRESAVFGALAFASFSVFWTALPFHLAVLPGHLGSAAAGAFGLVGVAGALAASFVGRRNDRGDPRQSIGAGLAATVAAWLALGLLGRSLAGLVVGVLLLDLGVQAAHISNQARIFALDDASRGRINAVYMVAYFAGGALGSAASATAWARGGWAAVSGVGAAFAALALGVWVVRRPAVVPAGAPAR, encoded by the coding sequence GTGAGCGGGCCCGACGCGCAGGACGGGCCGCGGCGCCCGCCCGTCCTGCTGCTCGCCGTCGCTGCGGGCGTGGTCGTCGCCAACCTCTACTACAACCAGCCGCTGCTCGCGCGCATGGCGCGCGACTTCGGCGTCCCCGTGCGCGCGATCGCGCCCGTGGCGACGCTGACGCAGGTCGGCTACGCGCTCGGGCTGTTCGCGGTGGTGCCGCTGGCCGACGTGGCCGAGCGGCGACGCCTGCTGGTGCTGCTGATCGTCGGCGCGGCGGCGGCGCTCGCCGCCGCGGCCGTCGCACCCACCGCCGGCGCCCTCGCCGCAGCGAGCCTGGCGGTCGGGGTGCTCTCGGTCGCGCCGCAGGTCATCGTCCCCATTGCCGCCGACCTCGCCCCCGCCGCGGAGCGCGGGCGCGCGGTCGGGACGGTAATGAGCGGGCTGCTCGTCGGCATCCTCATGGCGCGGGTGGCGAGCGGGGCGTTAGGCGCGCGCCTCGGCTGGCGCGCGGTGTTCTGGACCGCCGCGGCGGGGATGGTCGTGCTCGCCGGCGTGTTGCGCGTTCGGCTCCCGGCGTCGCGCACGCGCGAGGCGCTGTCGTACCGTGCGCTGCTCGCCTCGCTGCCGGCCGTCGCACGGCGGTACCCGGCGCTCCGCGAATCGGCGGTCTTCGGCGCGCTCGCGTTCGCGAGTTTCTCGGTGTTCTGGACCGCGCTGCCGTTTCACCTCGCGGTACTCCCGGGGCACCTCGGCAGCGCCGCCGCAGGGGCGTTCGGGCTCGTCGGCGTCGCCGGGGCACTCGCGGCCTCGTTCGTGGGCCGGCGGAACGACCGCGGCGACCCGCGGCAGTCCATCGGAGCCGGGCTCGCGGCGACCGTCGCCGCGTGGCTCGCACTCGGACTGCTCGGGCGCTCGCTCGCCGGGCTGGTGGTCGGCGTGCTCCTGCTCGACCTCGGCGTGCAGGCGGCGCACATCAGCAATCAGGCGCGTATCTTCGCGCTCGACGACGCGTCGCGCGGGCGGATCAACGCGGTCTACATGGTGGCCTACTTCGCCGGCGGCGCGCTCGGCTCGGCGGCGAGCGCGACGGCCTGGGCGCGCGGCGGGTGGGCGGCGGTGAGCGGGGTAGGCGCGGCGTTCGCCGCGCTCGCGCTCGGCGTGTGGGTGGTGCGCCGGCCGGCCGTCGTGCCGGCCGGCGCGCCCGCCCGCTGA
- a CDS encoding alpha-amylase → MHRFRRTARAARHALVGLLAGGALVIAPSRGTAQPAGHHVTDVPNADRWWREGAFYQVYPRSFQDSNGDGVGDLKGVTGRLDYLQWLGVDAIWISPFFRSPQRDFGYDVSDYTAVDPRFGTLADFDSLARAAHARGLHVILDFVANHTSDQHAWFADSRASRTSAKRDWYVWRDPAPGGGPPNNWRSVFGGSAWTLDSASGQYYFHQFLREQPDLNWRNPAVRRAMYDVMRFWLDRGADGFRLDAFPHTIEDSLFRDNPVAKHPDTGHGDYDLLEPLYTTHRPENFAILCEMRRVMDAYTTRGGRPSARILLPEVFTTPQKLTAYYGERGCGAQLPSNYALSGVTWAADTVYARVTAYEGALAPWQARNWALGNHDSKRLATRLGPAAARAAAVLLLTLRGTPTIYYGDEIGMHNVPIPPELVQDPAEKQQPGIGVGRDPERTPMQWESGPEAGFTTGTPWLPIATDANTVNVAAERREAESMLALYHDLLALRRGEPALARGTFRMLPRQGAVLAYIREVAGRDRFLIVVNFANAPGRYTVDARERTRLGPDRTTATVVAGTNSRAIEASVDRVSLRPNEAVVLRIPAARR, encoded by the coding sequence ATGCATCGCTTTCGTCGGACCGCGCGCGCCGCGCGGCACGCGCTCGTCGGCCTGCTCGCGGGGGGCGCTCTCGTCATCGCGCCATCGCGTGGCACGGCACAGCCCGCCGGTCACCATGTCACCGACGTGCCCAACGCGGACCGCTGGTGGCGCGAGGGCGCGTTCTACCAGGTGTACCCGCGCTCCTTCCAGGACAGCAACGGCGACGGAGTCGGTGATCTGAAAGGCGTGACCGGGCGGCTCGACTACTTGCAGTGGCTGGGCGTCGACGCGATCTGGATCTCGCCGTTCTTCCGGTCACCGCAGCGCGACTTCGGCTATGACGTGAGCGACTACACGGCGGTCGACCCGCGCTTCGGCACGCTGGCCGACTTCGACTCGCTCGCGCGCGCGGCGCACGCGCGCGGATTGCACGTGATCCTCGACTTCGTGGCGAACCACACCTCGGACCAGCACGCGTGGTTCGCCGACTCGCGCGCGTCGCGCACGTCGGCCAAGCGCGACTGGTACGTCTGGCGCGACCCCGCGCCCGGGGGCGGGCCGCCCAACAACTGGCGCTCGGTGTTCGGCGGGAGTGCGTGGACGCTCGACTCGGCGAGCGGTCAGTACTACTTCCACCAGTTCCTGCGCGAACAGCCGGACCTCAACTGGCGCAACCCCGCGGTACGGCGCGCGATGTACGACGTGATGCGGTTCTGGCTCGACCGCGGCGCCGACGGCTTCCGGCTCGACGCCTTCCCGCACACGATCGAGGACTCCCTGTTCCGCGACAATCCGGTCGCGAAGCATCCGGACACGGGGCACGGCGACTACGACCTGCTCGAGCCACTCTACACGACGCACCGCCCCGAGAACTTCGCGATCCTCTGCGAGATGCGACGCGTGATGGACGCGTACACGACGCGCGGCGGGCGGCCGAGCGCGCGCATCCTGTTACCCGAGGTCTTCACCACGCCGCAGAAGCTGACGGCGTACTACGGCGAGCGGGGCTGCGGCGCGCAGCTGCCGTCCAACTACGCGCTCTCGGGCGTGACCTGGGCCGCCGACACCGTGTACGCGCGGGTGACGGCGTACGAAGGCGCACTCGCGCCGTGGCAGGCGCGGAACTGGGCGCTCGGCAACCACGACAGCAAGCGGCTCGCGACGCGACTTGGGCCCGCGGCGGCGCGCGCCGCGGCGGTCCTCCTGCTCACGCTCCGCGGCACGCCGACCATCTACTACGGCGACGAGATCGGGATGCACAACGTCCCGATCCCGCCCGAGCTCGTGCAGGACCCGGCCGAGAAGCAGCAGCCCGGGATCGGTGTTGGGCGCGATCCAGAGCGCACGCCGATGCAGTGGGAGAGTGGGCCGGAGGCGGGGTTCACGACCGGTACGCCATGGCTGCCGATCGCGACGGATGCGAACACGGTCAACGTCGCCGCCGAGCGGCGAGAGGCGGAGTCGATGCTGGCGCTGTATCACGACCTGCTCGCCCTGCGGCGCGGAGAGCCGGCGCTCGCGCGCGGGACGTTTCGCATGCTGCCGCGACAGGGTGCCGTACTCGCGTACATCCGTGAGGTCGCCGGGCGCGACCGATTTCTCATCGTCGTCAACTTCGCGAACGCGCCGGGCAGGTACACGGTCGACGCCCGCGAGCGGACGCGACTTGGCCCCGACCGGACCACCGCAACGGTCGTGGCCGGCACGAACAGCCGGGCGATCGAGGCAAGCGTCGATCGCGTCTCGCTGCGGCCGAACGAGGCGGTCGTGCTGCGGATCCCGGCGGCGCGGCGCTGA